One genomic segment of Cardinium endosymbiont of Philonthus spinipes includes these proteins:
- the idi gene encoding isopentenyl-diphosphate Delta-isomerase, whose translation MLESKHVVLVDHKDNILGIQNKLEAHHAHTPLHRGVCVFLFDHNKRLLLQRRSSLKKTWPLFWSNSFCGHPQITETYEQAVHRHSQFELGISLQALYHVADYCYQCTMKGSNIMEYEICPIYIAQSDETITINKAEIEEVRLLEWSESINFLNAHLANFTPWCIEAFDIVKSSKLLQKIIEI comes from the coding sequence ATGCTAGAATCTAAACATGTTGTATTGGTTGATCATAAAGATAACATACTGGGTATACAAAATAAATTAGAGGCACATCACGCCCATACGCCTTTGCATAGAGGAGTCTGTGTATTCCTCTTTGACCATAACAAAAGATTACTATTACAAAGAAGAAGCAGCCTAAAAAAAACCTGGCCATTGTTTTGGTCTAATAGTTTCTGCGGACATCCTCAAATTACTGAAACATATGAGCAAGCCGTACACAGGCATAGTCAATTTGAGCTAGGCATTAGCCTACAAGCGCTCTATCATGTAGCTGATTATTGTTATCAATGCACCATGAAAGGTAGTAATATAATGGAATATGAAATATGTCCTATTTATATAGCACAATCAGATGAAACAATCACCATAAACAAAGCAGAAATAGAAGAGGTACGGCTCCTAGAATGGTCTGAATCTATTAACTTCTTAAATGCACACCTAGCAAACTTTACACCATGGTGCATAGAAGCATTCGATATAGTAAAAAGTTCTAAGCTTTTACAAAAAATTATAGAGATATGA
- a CDS encoding thymidylate synthase: protein MKQYLSLLQHILVEGIDKEDRTGTGTKSIFGHQMRFNLDEGFPLLTTKKVHLHSIIHELLWFLKGDTNIAYLQQHGVTIWNEWATKEGELGPIYGHQWRSWPTATGEKIDQISTIIEEIKTRPDSRRLLVSAWNVGEIPKMALPPCHAFFQFYVANGKLSCQFYQRSADVFLGVPFNIASYALLTMMMAQVCQLKPGTLIHTLGDAHLYYNHLEQANLQLKRIPYALPTMQLCNRVTDLFDFTYEDFTLLNYMHHPAIKAAIAV, encoded by the coding sequence ATGAAACAATATTTAAGCTTACTGCAACATATTTTAGTAGAGGGAATTGACAAAGAAGATAGGACGGGAACCGGCACCAAGAGTATTTTTGGCCACCAGATGCGGTTTAACTTAGATGAGGGATTCCCATTGCTTACCACTAAAAAAGTACACCTCCATTCCATTATTCATGAGTTGCTCTGGTTTTTAAAGGGAGATACAAACATAGCTTATTTACAGCAACATGGGGTTACCATATGGAATGAGTGGGCTACTAAAGAGGGTGAACTAGGCCCTATTTACGGGCACCAGTGGAGGAGCTGGCCTACAGCAACAGGGGAAAAAATTGATCAAATAAGCACCATTATAGAGGAAATCAAAACACGCCCTGACTCACGCAGGCTATTGGTCAGTGCATGGAATGTAGGTGAAATTCCTAAAATGGCTTTGCCACCTTGCCATGCTTTTTTTCAATTTTACGTAGCAAATGGCAAACTATCCTGCCAATTCTACCAACGTAGTGCCGATGTTTTTCTAGGGGTTCCTTTTAATATTGCATCTTACGCGCTGTTAACCATGATGATGGCTCAAGTATGTCAGCTAAAGCCTGGTACACTGATTCATACGCTAGGGGATGCTCACTTATACTATAACCACTTAGAGCAGGCAAATTTGCAACTCAAACGCATACCCTACGCACTGCCAACCATGCAACTCTGCAACCGGGTAACAGATTTGTTTGATTTTACTTATGAGGATTTTACATTGCTTAATTATATGCATCATCCAGCTATTAAAGCCGCTATTGCAGTATAA
- a CDS encoding phage tail sheath family protein, with product MAENLKTPGVYIVEKDTGANAVVQVSTAVPAFIGFTERAEINGKSFHMKPVQISSLSEYELFFGGPAVPVYTIKEVTSGDKDLVMNGKSYLMEQSANSTFYLYNSLKLFFDNGGADCFIVSVGQYGDPNVQLEITPDVFKQGIDTLAGEEVPTMLLMPDSLLLDEEDASYYAVQTYGLAHCGKYLNKVALFDIWGGNKELSIEDKNKYVNRFREYIGLDNLSYGAAYYPWVKTNIIPLNSIDYRNFDLESLKGVLQEEHKAMLSNLMSASTEKEKVYWDAGLKNTSKEYKLLRKTIADRLNILPAAPAMAGLYTRTDKARGVWIAPANQNLNSVVEPMVKITHEEQEALNVDGISGKSINAIRTFKGAGAAVVWGARTLAGNSPEWRYINVRRLFILIEQSIKNAAFSVVFRPNVPVTWAVVQGMISNFLTNLWRQGALVGASPAEAFTVLCGLGETMSQDDVNEGIMRISVKVSAPRPAEFIVITFEQKMGADG from the coding sequence ATGGCTGAAAATTTAAAAACTCCCGGCGTGTACATCGTCGAGAAGGATACGGGTGCCAACGCCGTGGTTCAAGTATCAACTGCAGTTCCTGCTTTTATAGGTTTCACTGAAAGGGCTGAAATTAATGGGAAGTCGTTTCATATGAAGCCGGTTCAGATCTCTTCACTTTCTGAATATGAGTTGTTTTTTGGAGGACCAGCAGTCCCTGTCTATACCATTAAGGAGGTAACCAGTGGGGATAAAGATTTGGTGATGAATGGCAAATCTTATCTCATGGAGCAGAGTGCAAACTCTACATTTTATCTATATAATAGCTTGAAGCTATTCTTTGATAATGGTGGTGCAGATTGTTTTATTGTCTCTGTTGGTCAATATGGTGATCCAAATGTACAGTTAGAAATTACACCAGATGTATTCAAACAAGGTATAGATACGCTAGCTGGAGAAGAGGTGCCCACTATGTTGTTAATGCCAGACTCACTCTTACTAGATGAAGAAGATGCCTCTTACTATGCGGTGCAGACCTATGGGTTGGCACATTGTGGCAAGTATCTGAATAAAGTCGCATTATTTGATATATGGGGTGGCAACAAGGAATTATCTATAGAGGATAAAAATAAATATGTCAACAGGTTTCGTGAATATATTGGATTAGATAATTTGAGTTATGGTGCCGCCTATTATCCATGGGTTAAAACAAACATTATCCCATTGAATAGTATTGATTATAGAAATTTTGATCTAGAGTCGCTCAAGGGTGTATTACAAGAAGAGCACAAAGCAATGCTCTCTAATCTAATGAGCGCTTCTACAGAGAAAGAGAAAGTCTATTGGGATGCTGGGCTAAAGAATACCAGTAAGGAGTACAAATTGCTGCGTAAAACTATTGCAGATCGGTTAAATATTCTTCCAGCTGCTCCAGCTATGGCTGGACTTTACACCAGAACAGATAAAGCCAGAGGGGTATGGATTGCACCAGCCAATCAAAACTTAAACTCTGTGGTGGAGCCGATGGTTAAAATTACCCATGAAGAGCAAGAAGCACTGAATGTAGATGGTATTAGCGGGAAATCGATCAATGCCATTCGGACCTTTAAAGGAGCGGGTGCTGCAGTCGTTTGGGGAGCGAGAACCTTGGCTGGCAATAGTCCAGAATGGCGGTATATTAACGTCAGAAGGTTGTTTATTCTGATTGAGCAATCTATCAAAAATGCAGCATTTTCGGTTGTGTTTAGGCCAAATGTTCCTGTTACTTGGGCAGTTGTACAGGGCATGATTTCCAACTTCCTAACCAATCTTTGGCGGCAAGGTGCTTTAGTAGGTGCAAGTCCTGCAGAGGCATTCACCGTACTTTGTGGGTTGGGTGAGACCATGTCTCAAGATGATGTAAATGAAGGCATCATGCGTATTTCAGTAAAAGTATCGGCTCCTAGACCAGCTGAGTTTATTGTGATCACCTTTGAACAAAAAATGGGTGCAGATGGTTAA
- a CDS encoding TatD family hydrolase, producing MMQFIDTHAHVYDLTLPLVLENAQKHHIKKIYMPNIDEETIGGLMEVAGRYPSCLPMMGIHPCHIKQNFSKQLYLVEQWLDKAAFIAVGEIGIDLYHDTTLFAAQQEAFKIQLDLAKRHHLPLSIHCRNAFREVIEVLEKEQDGSLRGVIHCFTGSLQEAKKCIALGFLLGIGGIITIPKNGLAETVAAIDLKHLVLETDSPYLTPVPFRGKPNEPSYLRYTAETVAAIKGVTLAEVASITTQNAETIFEPTLNQLPL from the coding sequence ATGATGCAATTTATTGACACCCATGCACATGTATATGACCTTACATTACCACTGGTTTTAGAAAACGCACAAAAACATCATATCAAAAAAATCTATATGCCCAATATAGATGAAGAAACCATCGGAGGGCTGATGGAAGTAGCAGGAAGATACCCTTCTTGCCTACCCATGATGGGCATCCACCCTTGCCACATCAAACAAAACTTTTCCAAACAGTTATACTTAGTAGAACAATGGCTTGACAAAGCTGCGTTTATAGCAGTGGGTGAAATTGGTATAGACCTATATCATGATACTACTTTATTTGCAGCACAACAGGAAGCATTTAAGATTCAACTTGATTTAGCCAAGCGCCACCATCTGCCTCTATCCATTCATTGCAGAAATGCTTTTAGGGAAGTTATTGAAGTATTGGAAAAAGAACAGGACGGTAGTCTAAGAGGAGTGATTCACTGCTTCACAGGCAGCTTACAAGAAGCAAAAAAATGTATAGCACTGGGTTTTTTGCTAGGGATTGGTGGGATTATTACGATACCTAAAAATGGGTTAGCCGAAACAGTAGCCGCTATAGATCTCAAACATTTGGTCTTAGAAACAGACAGTCCGTATTTAACGCCAGTACCTTTTCGGGGAAAACCCAACGAGCCAAGCTACCTACGTTATACAGCAGAAACAGTTGCAGCAATAAAAGGAGTAACCTTAGCAGAAGTGGCATCCATCACCACACAAAATGCTGAAACAATCTTTGAGCCAACGCTCAACCAGCTTCCATTGTAG
- a CDS encoding metallophosphoesterase family protein — protein sequence MAQDKKMKIGLLADTHGWLDPKIFDHFEKCDEVWHAGDIGDPELLTAFDRFNHFRAVYGNIDDCTIRQKYPEFQEFKCEQVHIWLIHITGYPPLYTPQVRAKLSKAQPDILVGGHSHILRVMYDIKRPPLLYLNPGAAGRHGSHYMRTLLRFEIDNKKISNIEVIELGIRGALINNN from the coding sequence TTGGCACAAGATAAAAAGATGAAAATTGGTTTGCTTGCAGATACCCATGGGTGGTTGGATCCTAAAATTTTTGATCACTTTGAAAAATGTGACGAGGTATGGCATGCAGGAGACATTGGTGACCCTGAATTGCTCACCGCATTTGATCGTTTCAACCATTTTAGAGCAGTATATGGCAATATTGATGACTGTACAATAAGACAAAAATACCCTGAGTTTCAAGAATTCAAATGTGAACAAGTGCATATATGGCTCATACATATAACTGGTTATCCGCCTTTATACACTCCACAGGTACGTGCCAAGTTGAGCAAAGCACAACCTGATATTTTGGTGGGTGGCCACTCACATATCTTGCGGGTAATGTATGATATAAAACGACCTCCTCTGCTTTACCTTAACCCTGGTGCCGCTGGACGCCATGGTTCTCATTATATGCGTACCTTATTGCGTTTTGAAATAGACAACAAAAAGATTAGCAATATAGAGGTTATAGAGTTAGGAATCAGGGGAGCACTAATAAACAATAACTAA
- a CDS encoding phage tail protein yields MADFNLVHSHSFQVEVLGVTDGSSPEYFYKIEGLNNSLNMEPYLPGGANRPYYRANACETTDLILTRPLIEGKTKMTVWCEEAIDKGLFKLTQAHILVLNKEGKILAQWKIEDVYPKGIAITPFQLNGQTDLGIGETITIGYSRLVRTK; encoded by the coding sequence ATGGCTGATTTTAATTTAGTCCACTCGCATTCTTTTCAAGTAGAGGTATTGGGTGTAACAGATGGTAGTTCCCCTGAATATTTCTATAAGATAGAAGGGTTAAATAATTCTTTGAATATGGAGCCCTATCTGCCTGGAGGAGCTAATAGGCCCTATTATAGAGCCAATGCATGTGAGACTACTGATTTAATCTTGACTAGGCCATTAATAGAGGGTAAAACGAAAATGACCGTTTGGTGCGAGGAGGCCATTGATAAAGGCCTTTTTAAGCTTACACAAGCCCATATTTTGGTCCTTAACAAGGAAGGCAAGATTCTGGCACAGTGGAAGATAGAGGATGTCTATCCAAAGGGCATAGCCATTACGCCATTCCAGTTAAATGGTCAAACAGATCTTGGAATAGGGGAAACCATTACGATTGGCTATTCTAGGCTTGTACGGACAAAGTAA
- a CDS encoding methylated-DNA--[protein]-cysteine S-methyltransferase translates to MSSKSIQPCASTTDSPIIYYTYIITQIGKLLLIASNGKLIGLYIEGQKHFPVIQRYWQYNEHIAVFTNTKIQLDGYFTLERISFHIDYKLYGSDFQINVWKRLAAIPYGKTLTYKTFSSLAAYPNAIRAVASAIGKNPLSIILPCHRVIRSDGSLGGYAAGLDVKKRLLTLEHMQ, encoded by the coding sequence ATGTCTTCAAAATCGATCCAACCATGTGCAAGCACAACAGATAGCCCCATAATCTACTATACCTATATAATAACTCAAATCGGTAAGCTATTATTAATAGCTAGCAATGGTAAGCTAATTGGGCTTTATATCGAAGGACAAAAGCATTTTCCTGTTATACAACGCTATTGGCAATATAATGAACATATAGCCGTCTTTACCAACACAAAGATACAACTGGATGGCTATTTCACCTTAGAAAGGATTTCGTTTCATATTGATTATAAGTTATATGGGAGCGATTTTCAAATAAATGTATGGAAAAGATTGGCTGCAATCCCCTATGGAAAGACATTAACCTATAAAACATTTTCCTCTTTAGCAGCTTATCCAAATGCAATCAGAGCAGTAGCTTCAGCTATCGGTAAAAATCCTTTGTCTATTATACTTCCTTGTCATAGGGTAATTAGAAGTGATGGGTCGCTAGGGGGATATGCTGCAGGACTAGATGTTAAAAAAAGATTGCTCACATTAGAGCACATGCAATAA
- a CDS encoding LD-carboxypeptidase, whose translation MPRCFILTIFFLLSNFSSVEFEKNNLKFIELLKNIPITIVAPASGLNKGELTVLKSIASFKLHIPKGCFDGRHSPFHSNSDAGRFKYLKDALFDDPNHVIWTLRGGYGSAKLIPALQKLTIPTRKKFFIGYSDITALHIFLTQEWGWKTIHGSGMIEMLRSDKNRANFTKIAEIISGKVKQVTVSQLAAMNSAARSNSPLNGKLTGGNITVLQTGIGTSWQIQTAGKILFLEDTQIKPYQLDRTLLHFEQAGLLKDVKAIVFGSCGSDHKDMMIMLNQFASTLSIPVFKTNRFGHGSINDPIIYNTISQIVPVNDGSFQLIMKV comes from the coding sequence ATGCCTAGATGCTTCATATTAACTATTTTCTTTTTGCTATCTAACTTTTCAAGTGTAGAATTTGAAAAAAATAATTTGAAGTTTATTGAATTATTGAAGAACATACCCATTACAATCGTTGCGCCTGCTTCAGGCCTCAATAAAGGTGAGTTAACTGTTTTGAAAAGTATTGCTTCATTCAAATTACATATACCAAAGGGGTGCTTTGATGGAAGGCATTCTCCTTTTCATTCTAATAGTGATGCAGGAAGATTTAAATACTTAAAGGATGCATTGTTTGATGATCCCAATCATGTAATATGGACATTGCGTGGAGGATATGGCTCTGCTAAGCTTATACCTGCTTTACAGAAATTAACAATACCTACTAGAAAGAAATTTTTTATAGGATATAGTGATATAACTGCGCTCCATATTTTCCTGACCCAAGAATGGGGCTGGAAAACCATTCATGGCAGTGGCATGATTGAAATGCTTAGAAGTGATAAAAATCGTGCTAATTTCACAAAGATAGCTGAGATTATTTCCGGAAAAGTCAAACAGGTTACTGTTAGTCAACTAGCTGCAATGAATTCGGCAGCTCGGTCCAATAGTCCCCTGAACGGCAAACTTACAGGTGGTAATATAACAGTGCTCCAAACAGGCATTGGTACAAGTTGGCAAATACAAACAGCCGGTAAAATTCTTTTTTTAGAAGATACGCAAATAAAACCTTATCAATTGGATCGCACGTTACTCCATTTTGAGCAAGCTGGTTTATTAAAAGATGTAAAGGCTATAGTATTTGGTAGTTGCGGGTCTGATCATAAGGATATGATGATAATGCTTAATCAATTTGCATCTACTTTGTCTATTCCAGTGTTTAAAACGAATAGATTTGGACATGGAAGCATTAATGATCCAATTATTTATAATACCATTAGTCAGATTGTTCCTGTTAATGATGGTAGCTTTCAGCTAATCATGAAGGTATAA
- a CDS encoding alpha/beta hydrolase yields the protein MGCVYGNCSGSQNKNEKPSSSSQGSLLAPQAPLKGMCLSQKVNKQAPTDVSNINDSDDFEPSTKKVNNSGRVAKVPEVLQVILFLHGLHRLSYDFEKMKADLQKKFPDAKILALKCVNKDPNKQGHLEPSPTLEFSIQEQAKRAYEEIKKRVPRGSHIVLVGHSQGGLRAFTLAKEYGSRLESEDEIFIDKLVTIGTPWKGAPIMNYIKNIKKFKEQFDKIETTLNRIKKGYSKAVRGYFFKVMPGFANSWPWLYEKLVPYIMEKKYLGAANLDPGHYFIRDYIPSALKEIDLPITAIAGVLTDFSKLFAPLPSSILSHELAQLNATYAELIGGDAQCEHDMLLPVATQHAEGLATKNFKRIKVYGACHGNKVGVAIKRKFSELNNQEVIDKVAESIEEVFYEEKEAVDIAAAGSLPSAA from the coding sequence ATGGGTTGTGTTTATGGAAATTGTTCTGGAAGCCAGAATAAAAATGAAAAACCCTCTAGTTCAAGTCAAGGATCTCTATTGGCTCCACAAGCTCCGTTAAAAGGCATGTGTCTCTCTCAAAAAGTCAATAAACAAGCACCAACGGATGTATCAAATATAAATGATTCAGATGATTTTGAACCATCTACAAAAAAAGTAAATAATTCAGGGCGTGTTGCTAAAGTGCCAGAGGTTCTGCAGGTAATTTTGTTTCTTCATGGACTACATAGACTCTCTTATGATTTTGAGAAAATGAAGGCAGACCTACAAAAAAAATTTCCAGATGCTAAGATACTGGCTTTAAAATGTGTCAATAAAGACCCTAATAAACAGGGTCACTTGGAGCCTTCTCCTACTCTCGAGTTCTCTATCCAGGAGCAGGCTAAACGGGCTTATGAAGAGATTAAAAAAAGAGTTCCCCGCGGTAGCCATATTGTATTAGTAGGCCATAGCCAAGGGGGGCTACGCGCTTTTACCCTTGCTAAAGAATATGGTAGCCGTTTGGAGAGCGAAGATGAAATCTTTATAGATAAATTGGTTACTATTGGTACCCCTTGGAAAGGCGCACCAATAATGAACTATATCAAAAATATCAAAAAGTTTAAGGAACAATTTGACAAGATAGAAACAACTTTAAATCGTATAAAGAAAGGGTATAGCAAGGCTGTAAGGGGATATTTTTTTAAAGTTATGCCAGGATTCGCAAATTCATGGCCTTGGCTATATGAAAAATTAGTTCCATACATCATGGAAAAAAAATATCTAGGAGCTGCAAATTTAGATCCAGGTCACTATTTTATTCGTGACTATATTCCATCAGCTCTCAAAGAAATCGATCTGCCTATTACCGCTATTGCTGGTGTGTTGACCGATTTTTCTAAGCTTTTTGCGCCACTCCCATCTTCTATTCTGTCCCACGAATTGGCTCAACTCAATGCTACTTATGCAGAGCTGATTGGAGGCGATGCACAATGTGAGCATGATATGTTACTGCCTGTTGCTACACAACATGCAGAAGGGTTGGCTACGAAAAATTTTAAACGTATCAAAGTATATGGTGCCTGTCATGGCAATAAAGTAGGAGTTGCAATAAAACGTAAATTTTCTGAACTCAATAATCAAGAGGTGATAGACAAGGTAGCCGAATCTATAGAAGAAGTCTTTTACGAGGAAAAAGAAGCGGTAGATATAGCAGCAGCGGGCAGCTTGCCCTCTGCTGCTTAG
- the trxA gene encoding thioredoxin produces MDQNVIEITDVQFDEAIGQHKLVLVDFWAPWCGPCLKLAPVIEQIAALYKGKVYVTKLNISENSQAPSKYFITTIPTMLFFHEGQQVDRLVGNVPISQIQASLDRYLP; encoded by the coding sequence ATGGATCAAAACGTTATAGAGATTACAGATGTGCAGTTTGATGAGGCTATTGGCCAGCATAAACTTGTTTTGGTAGACTTTTGGGCACCTTGGTGTGGGCCTTGCTTAAAGCTTGCTCCCGTTATAGAGCAGATTGCTGCTCTGTATAAAGGGAAAGTATATGTCACTAAGCTGAATATCAGCGAAAATAGCCAAGCACCTTCTAAGTATTTCATTACTACCATACCTACTATGTTGTTTTTTCATGAAGGTCAACAAGTAGATCGTTTGGTTGGCAATGTACCGATTAGCCAAATTCAGGCATCCCTAGATAGATATTTACCTTAA
- a CDS encoding F0F1 ATP synthase subunit epsilon has translation MNLSIISPTGKLFNGEVHSVMLPGTLGPFQVLPNHAPVVSSLTAGKITYTVGATSSSVSVSSGFTSIADNQVMVVCEPIEW, from the coding sequence ATGAACTTATCGATCATATCGCCTACTGGTAAACTTTTTAATGGAGAGGTGCATAGTGTAATGTTGCCAGGTACACTTGGTCCATTTCAGGTGCTTCCCAATCATGCTCCTGTTGTCAGTAGTTTAACAGCAGGGAAGATCACTTATACGGTTGGAGCAACATCATCGTCCGTTTCAGTCAGTAGTGGTTTTACCTCAATAGCTGATAACCAGGTTATGGTAGTTTGTGAACCTATCGAATGGTGA
- a CDS encoding CCA tRNA nucleotidyltransferase gives MVPLAGIANHLILREIGEMADALQLETYVVGGFVRDLLLGRVSKDIDIVCVGDGMVLAQAVAQDKGVSVSLFKSFGTAMLQWNGWVVEFVGARKESYLLDSRNPSVSTGTLSDDQMRRDFTINAMAISLNKATYGQLLDPFNGQQDLVDRLIRTPCDPRQTFSDDPLRIMRAIRLAAQLHFTITPETRAAMTAAGDRLGIVAQERISEELHKMMATDRPAYGFKLLFDANLLSIVLPELQKLSGKEQIGCHSHKDNFLHTLAVLDNLVQHSTKLWLRWAAIFHDIAKPLTKQFDPVHGFSFHGHEDLGARMLPRLFKRMRFPVSKEVLGYVQKLVRLHLRPIALAKEVTDTAIRRLLYEVGDDLEDLFLLCRADITSKNEIKVQQYLSNLDKVHKRVLEVEARDKIRNFQPVITGAVIMETFALKPSAQVGLIKEAVKEAILEGKIKNEYQEAFDYMLMVGRHLC, from the coding sequence ATGGTGCCATTAGCGGGGATAGCCAATCATTTAATCTTACGTGAGATCGGTGAGATGGCCGATGCGCTTCAACTAGAGACCTATGTAGTAGGGGGATTTGTGCGAGATCTATTGTTGGGGCGTGTTTCTAAAGATATTGATATTGTCTGTGTAGGAGATGGCATGGTGCTAGCACAGGCTGTAGCACAAGATAAAGGTGTTTCAGTTAGCCTATTTAAAAGTTTTGGTACCGCCATGTTGCAGTGGAATGGATGGGTGGTGGAGTTTGTAGGTGCTAGAAAAGAATCTTACTTGTTGGATTCTCGCAATCCCAGTGTATCCACTGGTACACTCTCTGATGATCAAATGCGCCGGGATTTTACCATTAATGCAATGGCTATTTCCCTAAATAAAGCAACATATGGTCAGTTATTAGATCCCTTTAACGGACAGCAAGACTTGGTAGATCGGCTGATTAGAACCCCTTGTGATCCCAGGCAAACCTTTTCCGATGACCCTTTGCGCATCATGCGTGCCATTCGCTTGGCGGCTCAGTTGCATTTTACCATCACACCAGAAACACGCGCCGCCATGACGGCTGCTGGCGATCGATTGGGTATTGTGGCGCAGGAACGTATCTCCGAAGAGTTACATAAAATGATGGCTACCGATAGGCCTGCTTATGGATTTAAACTTTTATTCGATGCCAATCTGCTATCCATTGTACTACCAGAATTGCAAAAGCTTTCAGGGAAAGAACAAATTGGATGCCATTCCCATAAAGATAATTTTCTTCATACACTTGCTGTGTTGGACAACCTGGTACAGCATTCTACAAAACTATGGCTTCGTTGGGCAGCTATTTTTCATGATATTGCCAAGCCGTTGACTAAACAATTTGATCCTGTACATGGTTTTTCTTTTCATGGTCACGAAGATCTGGGCGCTAGAATGTTGCCTAGGCTATTTAAAAGAATGCGATTTCCCGTCAGCAAGGAGGTACTGGGCTATGTACAAAAATTGGTTAGATTGCATTTACGCCCTATAGCCTTGGCAAAGGAGGTTACGGATACTGCTATACGCCGACTTTTATATGAGGTTGGAGATGATTTAGAGGATTTGTTTTTGTTGTGTAGGGCTGATATTACCTCTAAAAATGAAATAAAGGTGCAGCAATATTTGTCTAACCTGGATAAGGTGCATAAGCGGGTGTTGGAAGTAGAGGCACGTGATAAAATTAGAAATTTTCAACCCGTTATTACCGGTGCGGTTATTATGGAAACATTTGCACTCAAACCATCTGCTCAGGTAGGCCTTATTAAAGAGGCTGTTAAAGAGGCTATATTAGAGGGTAAAATTAAAAATGAATACCAAGAGGCATTTGATTATATGTTGATGGTTGGCAGGCATTTATGTTAA
- a CDS encoding DUF4255 domain-containing protein — protein sequence MLHHCTSTILSEANQYIQSKANVKGPAISLAILGNSQAESKSSKGIMMRLVDITSVELCSNPTQYVPQGDGFIVRKVPEAFNLYFLFSIDYKPSDLLKNLELLAYVAAFFQTKSHFDGSNTPILQEIGIESFSVELVKMTPPEKAMLWESLHAPYSPSLLYKVGLIFIGDATMGLKVVSAFSSRER from the coding sequence ATGCTACATCATTGCACTAGTACTATATTATCTGAGGCGAATCAATACATTCAATCTAAGGCGAATGTAAAGGGGCCGGCTATATCCTTGGCGATTCTGGGCAATTCGCAAGCAGAAAGCAAGTCCTCGAAAGGCATTATGATGCGATTGGTGGATATCACTTCTGTAGAATTGTGCAGCAATCCTACGCAGTATGTGCCACAGGGCGATGGTTTTATTGTACGCAAAGTGCCAGAAGCATTTAATCTTTATTTTTTGTTTTCTATTGACTATAAGCCATCTGACCTGTTAAAAAATTTAGAATTACTTGCTTATGTGGCAGCATTTTTTCAAACTAAATCACACTTTGATGGCTCTAATACGCCTATTTTACAGGAAATAGGGATTGAGAGTTTTTCTGTCGAGTTGGTTAAAATGACTCCACCAGAGAAGGCCATGCTTTGGGAAAGCTTACATGCTCCTTATAGTCCTTCTTTACTCTATAAGGTGGGGCTGATATTTATAGGAGATGCTACGATGGGTTTAAAGGTAGTATCAGCATTTTCATCACGTGAAAGGTAA